The following are from one region of the Dreissena polymorpha isolate Duluth1 chromosome 2, UMN_Dpol_1.0, whole genome shotgun sequence genome:
- the LOC127867213 gene encoding uncharacterized protein LOC127867213, which yields MYERSNPDWAPTLLLGEDLTPSKSLKKEKKIETNKKRYQRKLDRDEVREKQHVARALIELQSESPEIHEIFTAVPLTSDSHEAFTALLLASESPSKPPNISVESELPESPSTPRVTQSQVDSEIQRLISENMQRKAELQAHQLSKESFEHDNEKVKYYTGLPNFRVLMIVLNIVTPFICTKNIGFGTFERLLMTLMRLKLNMPVQDLAYRFGVSMSTVSRIFLVMIHILYIQLTHLIYWPEREELQKTMPIEFRTHFSKKNCCHN from the exons ATGTATGAAAGATCCAATCCTGATTGGGCCCCAACACTACTTCTTGGAGAAGACTTGACACCAAGTAAATCTttgaagaaagagaagaagaTAGAAACTAACAAAAAAAG ATACCAGAGGAAGTTGGATAGGGATGAGGTTCGAGAGAAGCAGCATGTGGCCAGAGCACTTATTGAGTTACAGTCTGAATCGCCTGAGATTCATGAAATATTCACAGCGGTGCCGCTTACCTCTGACAGTCATGAAGCATTCACAGCCTTGCTGCTTGCCTCTGAGAGTCCTTCCAAGCCCCCCAATATATCTGTCGAAAGTGAACTTCCGGAGAGCCCATCTACTCCACGAGTAACACAGAGTCAGGTAGATAGTGAAATACAAAGACTGATCTCTGAGAACATGCAGCGGAAAGCTGAATTGCAAGCACATCAGCTGTCAAAGGAAAGTTTTGAACATGACAATGAAAAGGTTAAATACTATACAGGTCTGCCAAACTTCCGCGTCCTTATGATAGTGCTTAACATAGTAACTCCATTCATCTGTACAAAAAATATAGGCTTTGGGACATTTGAAAGACTATTAATGACATTGATGCGCCTTAAGCTCAATATGCCGGTGCAAGACTTAGCTTACAGGTTTGGTGTCTCCATGTCAACCGTGTCTAGGATTTTTCTAGTCATGATACACATTCTATACATCCAACTGACACACTTGATTTACTGGCCAGAGAGAGAGGAGTTACAGAAGACAATGCCAATAGAATTCAGAACACACTTCTCAAAAAAAAACTGCTGTCATAATTGA